In Xyrauchen texanus isolate HMW12.3.18 chromosome 32, RBS_HiC_50CHRs, whole genome shotgun sequence, the following proteins share a genomic window:
- the LOC127625750 gene encoding LOW QUALITY PROTEIN: actin remodeling regulator NHS-like (The sequence of the model RefSeq protein was modified relative to this genomic sequence to represent the inferred CDS: inserted 1 base in 1 codon) has translation MPFAKRIVEPPFLCRHPIPNDEGLLFEDLCSISNVVLSRTLRQLSDLAKHACSLFQELENEIVCTNQRVWALQNKIGKIQQSASALDPKLEAVPVSNLDIESKLTSHYLAPWHQQHNLFHSCTRPPCLEELHRHAKLNLRALHRDQQQRQRSTSRERGRVTISISVAPPMPTYPSTHKLRRREQRGRHSRLYQRSRSSSPIQCCYFIPWIRKVGTNKETDGEIPVLSHRPKCPVPNVANTLDKQTNWSKALPLPSPEERMKNDSHVVSSCIIPINVTGVGFDREASVRCSLVHSQSVLQRRRKLRRRKTITGIPKRVQQDMDSDESPVARERTVIIHANPHKSLWHEEPCLSGRALHTKDSGCQTDDLLIAAPSRRRIRAQRGQGIPASLSHSTGNITSLPDRSDTVYAAASAMRIRSRSLPREGGRLLDEDQDDSDDDDDDDDDDDEEEDEELSPYEAEDFLPVPGQRIPKDEEESTDDQTMPELQFGSLKHMQHSGSPDHAWIERGRSRLPRKVDMGSCEISSSSDTFSSPIHSASTTGVLGSQIDHKDDHQSSSGNWSGSSSTCPSQTSETIPAAASPPLTGSSHCDSELSLSTGSHVIDDTTGFITDPYHMDKPQGHGHRSNSFTSSATDQLDDAGVSTASDGEWNCTQDIQDQLYPQDFSPKHSREDESGVSCPSYSSGETYESYSEQLSTGKSETHYIVDTEGFYSSMHFDCGLKDSRSYYNYAAIDPDCGPSGNIAPVIGEYSQSEYSATRTLGRQCLSLRKPKAKPLPPKRISSLRETSSSVNVLEQNEPKITSELPLPLSSREMKLQLDLAGSAGNIETAGLESLGTWGVENVRDILDCSSPFSSSDTHSFKDEGAVQADYADLWLQNDLKANDPYRSLSNSSAATGATVLECIKSPENAEVQARRPRSRPTSPTLPPPEGDFKLSSPEKLAGLASPSSGYSSQSETPTSSFPSAFFPGQLSPTSGKRKPKVPERKSSLCSLQQPQFSVRDSGRRETDFQTIPPSQLDLSALLSKNFPHRNQMHILHQNKQKAAIAAAAAAEARNAAGASSTESAASAESGSAHLAITPTVLRSVQLRSICRQVDGNKGYDLVSVNQAARPRYPIVNDPLSSRNRYNRKPPAYKPPAVQLCESQVPLIDNVVLPQEEVRVRQEKLGPGTYWAMTAFRTPVDPTPEKDEPLTRSQSLGSEMLRSQQEQESRKYQDEQLAFSPERLKQVLHQLTQPDSSTEPLCLASTMPPPAYSEIPRSNFVLCNSPVKVPVSIQEASHTYTISDVQGREEDYETSGITTRSASEDIREEGSTPETEDYFSKESTPSENSTSPLTDDSKPEDDDDDDDDDDDDDDDDDSVFPSPNKLRTTEDLFAMIHRSKRKVLGRKVSXELSVKSRPGVVPATAPVCNPPYCLVIPAASVPPNISQRASGPIYRSAKKSSTSSEEFKLLLLKKGSRSDSSYRMSAIEILKSPVAPKSQGELLLQAARQPEETSLTQQDSPGGGDPLPSPFPIANSEGFSPKTLTMSAASRQGRSRIPPAANSSRYSTRSRLYTAPMQAISEGETENSDGSPHDDRSS, from the exons CTGTATCAAATCTTGACATTGAGAGTAAATTGACATCGCACTATCTGGCACCATGGCATCAGCAGCACAATCTGTTCCACTCGTGTACACGACCACCATGCCTGGAGGAGTTACACCGACATGCCAAGCTCAACCTGCGGGCACTGCACAGAG ACCAGCAGCAGCGTCAGCGTTCAACCAGCAGGGAGCGTGGTCGGGTCACCATATCAATATCGGTGGCACCGCCCATGCCAACCTACCCCTCAACTCACAAACTCAGAAGGCGCGAGCAGAGGGGCCGACACTCACGTCTG TACCAGCGCTCACGATCCTCCTCCCCTATTCAGTGTTGTTACTTCATACCCTGGATTAGAAAG GTGGGTACCAACAAGGAGACAGATGGAGAAATACCAGTGCTGAGCCACAGGCCTAAATGTCCAGTTCCCAACGTCGCTAACACCCTGGACAAACAGACGAATTGGTCCAAAGCCCTGCCTCTTCCCTCACCAGAAGAGAGAATGAAGAATGACTCTCATGTGGTTTCGTCCTGTATCATTCCCATCAATGTCACTG GTGTTGGATTTGACAGAGAAGCCAGTGTTCGTTGTTCTCTTGTTCACTCACAATCGGTTCTACAGAGGCGTCGGAAACTCAGGAGGCGAAAAACGATCACTGGTATCCCCAAACGAGTTCAGCAAGACATGG ACTCTGATGAATCACCTGTGGCTAGAGAGAGAACAGTGATTATCCATGCCAACCCACACAAGTCACTGTGGCATGAGGAGCCCTGTCTGAGCGGCCGAGCTTTGCACACCAAGGACTCTGGCTGTCAGACAGATGACTTACTGATTGCTGCTCCATCCAGGAGGCGTATTCGTGCCCAGAGAGGTCAAGGAATTCCAGCCTCTCTCTCACATTCAACAGGAAACATCACCTCCCTGCCGGATCGTTCTGATACGGTGTATGCTGCAGCATCAGCTATGCGCATCCGTTCTAGAAGCTTACCCCGTGAAGGTGGACGGCTTCTAGATGAGGACCAAGAtgacagtgatgatgatgatgatgatgatgatgacgatgatgaagaGGAAGATGAGGAACTCTCTCCTTATGAGGCTGAGGACTTTCTGCCAGTCCCAGGACAGAGAATCCCAAAGGATGAGGAGGAGAGTACCGACGACCAGACCATGCCAGAGCTCCAGTTTGGAAGTCTCAAGCATATGCAGCACTCTGGGAGTCCTGACCATGCATGGATTGAGAGAGGCAGATCCAGGCTCCCACGCAAAGTTGATATGGGGAGCTGTGAGATTTCCTCCAGCTCAGATACTTTTAGCAGCCCCATCCACTCTGCCTCAACTACAGGAGTGCTTGGCAGCCAGATTGACCATAAAGATGACCACCAGTCCTCAAGTGGCAACTGGAGTGGAAGCAGCTCCACATGCCCATCGCAGACATCAGAGACTATCCCGGCTGCTGCCTCGCCGCCCCTGACTGGATCCTCGCACTGTGATTCAGAACTTTCCCTCAGTACTGGCTCCCATGTCATTGATGACACCACTGGCTTTATAACTGACCCCTACCACATGGACAAGCCACAAGGACATGGGCACAGGTCCAATTCTTTCACCTCATCAGCGACTGATCAGTTGGATGATGCAGGGGTCAGCACTGCAAGTGATGGTGAGTGGAACTGCACCCAGGACATACAGGATCAGCTCTACCCCCAAGACTTCAGCCCAAAGCATTCCAGAGAGGATGAGAGTGGTGTCAGCTGCCCGAGTTATTCCAGTGGGGAAACGTACGAGAGCTACAGTGAACAACTTTCCACTGGGAAATCAGAGACACACTACATTGTTGACACTGAAGGATTCTATTCCTCCATGCACTTTGATTGTGGTCTTAAAGATAGCAGAAGCTACTACAACTATGCAGCCATCGACCCCGACTGTGGCCCAAGTGGGAATATAGCACCTGTCATTGGTGAATACTCCCAGTCAGAATACAGTGCCACCAGGACACTGGGGAGACAGTGtctctctttaagaaaaccaaaGGCCAAGCCACTCCCACCAAAACGTATCTCTTCATTAAGGGAAACAAGCAGCAGTGTGAACGTTCTAGAGCAGAACGAACCAAAGATTACTAGCGAGCTGCCACTGCCCTTGTCTTCCAGAGAGATGAAATTGCAACTGGACTTAGCTGGTTCTGCAGGGAACATTGAGACTGCAGGTCTCGAGTCACTTGGCACATGGGGAGTGGAGAACGTTAGAGATATACTCGACTGCTCCTCTCCATTCAGTTCCTCAGACACACATTCCTTCAAGGATGAAGGTGCTGTGCAAGCAGACTATGCAGATCTCTGGCTCCAAAATGACTTGAAAGCCAATGACCCTTACAGGTCACTGTCCAACTCTAGCGCTGCTACAGGTGCAACTGTTCTTGAATGCATCAAGTCACCAGAAAATGCAGAAGTGCAAGCCCGTCGACCCAGGTCCAGACCTACTTCCCCAACTCTTCCTCCGCCTGAGGGAGACTTTAAGCTGAGTTCCCCTGAAAAACTGGCAGGGTTAGCGTCCCCTTCTAGTGGATATTCAAGCCAATCTGAGACACCTACTTCTTCCTTCCCCTCCGCTTTCTTTCCAGGACAGCTGTCCCCAACCAGTGGCAAGAGAAAACCCAAAGTACCTGAAAGGAAATCCTCACTTTGTTCCCTCCAACAGCCACAGTTTTCTGTTAGAGATTCAGGCAGGAGAGAAACTGACTTCCAGACCATACCCCCCAGTCAGCTCGACCTTAGTGCTCTTCTCAGCAAGAACTTTCCTCACAGGAATCAGATGCACATTCTCCACCAGAACAAGCAGAAAGCTGCAATAGCTGCAGCTGCTGCTGCAGAAGCTCGCAATGCTGCTGGCGCATCTTCTACAGAAAGTGCAGCAAGTGCGGAATCCGGTTCAGCCCATTTGGCCATCACGCCAACTGTTCTTAGATCTGTGCAACTGCGATCTATTTGTAGACAAGTTGATGGAAACAAAGGGTATGATCTGGTCAGTGTTAATCAAGCAGCTCGTCCCAGGTATCCCATAGTAAATGATCCCCTATCCTCTCGCAACAGGTACAACAGGAAACCACCAGCCTACAAACCCCCAGCAGTGCAGCTCTGTGAGTCGCAGGTTCCACTGATAGACAATGTTGTTCTTCCCCAAGAGGAGGTGAGAGTAAGACAGGAAAAGCTTGGTCCTGGTACTTACTGGGCGATGACTGCCTTCAGAACACCTGTAGACCCTACTCCTGAAAAAGATGAACCTTTAACCAGATCTCAGTCTCTAGGTTCTGAGATGCTCAGGTCTCAGCAAGAACAAGAGAGCAGAAAGTACCAAGATGAGCAACTGGCATTTTCACCAGAGAGACTTAAACAAGTACTTCATCAACTAACACAGCCAGACTCTTCAACAGAGCCCCTGTGTTTGGCCAGCACAATGCCACCCCCAGCTTACAGTGAGATTCCGAGGAGCAATTTTGTACTGTGCAACAGTCCTGTCAAAGTGCCTGTTTCTATTCAAGAGGCATCGCACACTTACACAATCAGCGATGTACAAGGCAGAGAGGAGGATTATGAGACATCAGGTATCACAACCAGAAGTGCCTCAGAGGACATAAGGGAGGAAGGGTCAACACCAGAAACAGAGGACTACTTCAGCAAAG AGTCTACTCCTAGTGAAAATTCAACATCTCCTTTGACCGATGACTCTAAacctgaagatgatgatgatgatgacgatgatgatgatgatgatgatgatgatgatgatagtgTTTTTCCATCTCCCAACAAACTACGCACAACTGAAGATCTGTTTGCTATGATACACAG ATCTAAACGGAAAGTGCTCGGACGTAAAGTTT GGGAGCTGAGTGTAAAAAGTCGACCTGGTGTTGTACCTGCAACAGCCCCTGTCTGTAATCCTCCTTACTGCCTGGTCATCCCTGCTGCCTCAGTCCCTCCAAACATCTCACAGCGAGCCTCAGGACCCATCTACAGAAGTGCCAAAAAGTCCAGCACGTCCAGTGAGGAGTTCAAACTCCTGCTGCTGAAGAAGGGTAGTCGCTCAGATTCGAGTTATCGCATGTCTGCTATAGAGATCCTGAAGAGCCCTGTCGCACCCAAGTCTCAAGGAGAGCTGCTATTACAGGCTGCAAGGCAACCAGAGGAGACCTCCTTAACCCAACAGGATTCTCCTGGCGGTGGAGATCCCCTTCCGAGTCCATTTCCTATAGCTAACAGTGAGGGATTCTCCCCGAAAACACTTACCATGTCAGCTGCTTCCAGACAGGGACGATCTAGAATTCCACCTGCGGCAAACAGCAGCCGCTATAGCACGCGGAGTCGGCTCTACACAGCCCCAATGCAGGCCATATCAGAAGGAGAGACTGAGAACTCGGATGGAAGTCCACACGATGACCGCTCTTCCTAG